A genome region from Neisseria meningitidis includes the following:
- the glnE gene encoding bifunctional [glutamate--ammonia ligase]-adenylyl-L-tyrosine phosphorylase/[glutamate--ammonia-ligase] adenylyltransferase, producing MSDNRLDTARHHSLFLARQLDNGKLKPEIFLPMLDKVLTEADFQAFADWDKIRAEENEEELARQLRELRRYVVSQIIVRDINRISDLNEVTRTITLFADFAVNTALDFAYAYYRDMYGTPIGRYTKSPQYLSVVAMGKAGGYELNVSSDIDLIFVYPESGDTDGRRERGNQEFFTKVGQKLIALLNDITADGQVFRVDMRLRPDGDSGALVLSETALEQYLITQGREWERYAWCKGRVVTPYPNGIKSLVRPFVFRKYLDYSAYEAMRKLHRQISSEVSKKGMADNIKLGAGGIREVEFIAQIFQMIRGGQMRALQLKGTQEMLKKLAELGIMPSENVETLLAAYRFLRDVEHRLQYWDDQQTQTLPSSPEQQQLLAESMGFDSYAAFSDDLNIHRNKVNQLFNEILSEPEEQTPDNSEWQWAWQDKPDEEGRRCRLKAHGFDAETVAARLDQIRHGHKYRHLSAHAQPRFDAVVPLFVQAAAAQSNPTDTLMRLLDFLENISRRSAYLAFLNEHPQTLAQLAEIMGQSSWVAAYLNKYPILLDELISAQLLDTAFDWDKLAAELSDGIKTCGGDTEAQMDTLRHFQHAQVFRLAVQDLAGLWTVESLSDQLSALADTILAAALLCAWADMPKKHRDTPQFAVVGYGKLGGKELGYASDLDLVYLYDDPHPDAGDVYSRLARRLTNWLSAATGAGSLYETDLRLRPNGDAGFLAHSIAAFEKYQRENAWTWEHQSLTRARFICGTPEIQTAFDRIRTEILTAERDQTALSGEIIEMREKMFPTHPPADSNVKYARGGVVDVEFIVQYLILAHARQYPQLLDNYGNIALLNIAADCGLIDKTLAGQSRTAYRFYRRQQHNTKLRDAKKTEVTGELLAHYGNVRKLWREVFGEEAATA from the coding sequence ATGTCCGACAACCGCCTCGACACCGCCCGGCACCATTCCCTGTTCCTTGCCCGCCAGCTCGACAACGGCAAACTCAAGCCCGAAATTTTCCTGCCCATGTTGGACAAGGTGTTGACCGAAGCTGATTTCCAAGCTTTTGCTGATTGGGACAAAATCCGCGCGGAAGAAAACGAGGAAGAATTGGCGCGGCAGTTGCGCGAGTTGCGCCGTTATGTCGTGTCGCAGATTATCGTGCGCGATATAAATCGCATCAGCGATTTGAACGAAGTAACCCGTACGATTACGCTGTTTGCCGATTTTGCCGTCAATACCGCGCTGGATTTCGCCTACGCCTATTATCGGGACATGTACGGCACGCCAATCGGGCGTTATACCAAATCGCCGCAGTATTTAAGCGTGGTGGCGATGGGCAAGGCGGGCGGCTATGAGTTGAACGTGTCTTCCGACATCGATTTGATTTTCGTCTATCCCGAATCAGGCGACACCGACGGCAGGCGCGAACGGGGCAATCAAGAGTTTTTCACCAAAGTCGGGCAGAAACTGATTGCGCTGCTGAACGACATCACCGCCGACGGACAGGTGTTCCGCGTCGATATGCGGCTGCGGCCGGACGGTGATTCGGGCGCGTTGGTATTGAGCGAAACCGCGCTGGAGCAATATTTGATTACGCAGGGGCGCGAATGGGAACGCTACGCGTGGTGCAAAGGCCGCGTGGTTACGCCGTATCCGAACGGAATCAAATCGCTGGTGCGCCCTTTCGTGTTCCGCAAATATTTGGATTACAGCGCGTATGAGGCGATGCGTAAGCTGCACCGCCAAATCAGCAGCGAAGTCAGCAAAAAAGGCATGGCGGACAACATCAAACTCGGCGCAGGCGGCATCCGCGAAGTCGAATTTATCGCCCAGATTTTTCAGATGATACGCGGCGGACAAATGCGCGCGCTGCAACTGAAAGGCACGCAGGAAATGCTGAAAAAACTTGCCGAGCTGGGCATCATGCCGTCTGAAAACGTCGAAACCCTGCTCGCCGCCTACCGCTTCCTGCGCGACGTCGAACACCGCCTGCAATACTGGGACGACCAGCAAACCCAAACCCTACCCTCCTCGCCCGAACAGCAACAACTGCTCGCCGAAAGCATGGGTTTCGACAGCTACGCCGCCTTTTCAGACGACCTCAACATTCATCGGAACAAGGTCAATCAGTTGTTCAACGAAATTTTGAGCGAACCTGAAGAGCAAACACCCGACAACAGCGAATGGCAATGGGCATGGCAGGACAAACCCGACGAAGAAGGGCGGCGATGCCGTCTGAAGGCGCACGGGTTCGATGCCGAAACCGTCGCCGCAAGGCTCGACCAAATCCGCCACGGCCATAAATACCGCCATCTTTCCGCACACGCCCAGCCGCGTTTCGATGCGGTTGTGCCGCTGTTCGTACAGGCGGCGGCAGCGCAAAGCAACCCGACCGATACATTGATGCGGCTGTTGGATTTTCTCGAAAACATCAGCCGCCGATCCGCCTATCTCGCCTTCCTCAACGAACATCCGCAAACCTTGGCGCAACTGGCAGAGATTATGGGCCAAAGCTCGTGGGTGGCGGCGTATCTGAACAAATATCCGATTCTGCTGGACGAACTCATCAGCGCGCAATTATTAGATACGGCGTTTGATTGGGACAAACTCGCCGCCGAACTTTCAGACGGCATCAAAACCTGCGGCGGCGACACCGAAGCGCAAATGGACACCCTGCGCCATTTCCAGCACGCCCAAGTCTTCCGTCTCGCCGTCCAAGACCTCGCCGGACTGTGGACGGTAGAATCCCTCTCCGACCAACTCTCCGCCCTCGCCGACACCATCCTCGCCGCCGCCCTGCTGTGCGCGTGGGCGGACATGCCCAAAAAACACCGCGACACCCCGCAATTCGCCGTCGTTGGTTACGGCAAACTCGGCGGCAAAGAACTCGGCTACGCCTCCGACCTCGACCTCGTCTACCTCTACGACGATCCCCACCCCGACGCAGGCGACGTGTACAGCCGCCTCGCCCGCCGCCTGACCAACTGGCTTTCCGCCGCCACTGGCGCAGGCAGCCTCTACGAAACCGACCTGCGCCTGCGCCCTAATGGCGACGCCGGTTTCCTCGCCCACAGCATCGCCGCCTTTGAAAAATACCAGCGCGAAAACGCCTGGACGTGGGAACACCAATCCCTTACCCGCGCCCGCTTCATCTGCGGCACACCCGAAATTCAGACGGCCTTCGACCGCATCCGCACCGAAATCCTCACCGCCGAACGCGACCAAACCGCCTTGTCAGGCGAAATCATCGAAATGCGCGAAAAAATGTTCCCCACCCACCCGCCTGCCGACAGTAACGTCAAATACGCGCGCGGTGGCGTGGTCGATGTCGAATTTATCGTCCAATATCTGATACTTGCCCATGCCCGCCAGTATCCGCAACTCTTGGACAACTACGGCAACATCGCCCTCTTAAACATCGCCGCCGACTGCGGTTTGATTGACAAAACCCTCGCCGGACAAAGCCGCACCGCCTATCGCTTCTACCGCCGGCAGCAACATAACACCAAACTGCGCGACGCCAAAAAAACCGAAGTAACCGGCGAACTGTTGGCACATTACGGCAATGTCAGGAAATTGTGGCGGGAAGTGTTCGGCGAAGAAGCGGCAACCGCCTGA
- the pxpB gene encoding 5-oxoprolinase subunit PxpB: MRIEITPISESALVCRLNAPSELGKQQKLWAFAAALGQHDRIEEVVVGMNNLTVFTRFDTDLATLADELQYVWEHTAVTDHQGKLVEIPVCYGGEYGPDLAEVAAFHQTVISEIVRRHTAQTYTVFMMGFQPGFPYLGGLPEALHTPRRAVPRTSVPAGSVGIGGSQTGVYPFASPGGWQIIGRTELPLFRADLNPPTLLAAGDQVRFVAERIEP; the protein is encoded by the coding sequence ATGAGAATAGAGATCACACCAATCAGCGAATCCGCTTTGGTCTGCCGACTGAATGCGCCTTCCGAACTGGGCAAACAGCAAAAGTTGTGGGCGTTTGCCGCTGCGCTCGGGCAGCACGACAGGATTGAGGAAGTGGTGGTCGGCATGAACAATCTGACCGTGTTTACCCGTTTCGATACCGATTTGGCGACGCTTGCCGATGAATTGCAATATGTGTGGGAACACACCGCCGTTACAGACCATCAGGGCAAACTGGTGGAAATTCCCGTCTGCTACGGCGGCGAATACGGCCCGGATTTGGCGGAAGTCGCTGCTTTCCATCAGACGGTTATTTCCGAAATCGTCCGCCGCCATACGGCGCAAACTTATACCGTATTTATGATGGGCTTCCAGCCCGGTTTCCCTTATCTGGGCGGCTTGCCCGAAGCATTGCACACGCCCCGCCGTGCCGTGCCGAGAACGTCCGTTCCTGCCGGTTCGGTCGGTATCGGCGGCAGTCAGACCGGTGTGTATCCGTTCGCTTCGCCCGGCGGCTGGCAGATTATCGGCAGAACCGAATTACCCTTGTTCCGAGCCGATTTGAATCCGCCGACCCTGCTGGCGGCGGGTGACCAAGTCCGCTTTGTTGCAGAAAGGATTGAGCCATGA
- a CDS encoding quinone-dependent dihydroorotate dehydrogenase, translating to MYPLARRILFALDAEKAHHFTLDALYTVYKLGLIPVTDNRTKPVKLMGMDLPNPVGLAAGLDKNGEYIDALGALGFGFIEIGTVTPKPQPGNPQPRLFRVPEHQGIINRMGFNNHGIDTMIRNIEKSKFSGVLGINIGKNAVTPIENAADDYLICLEKAYAHASYITVNISSPNTKNLRALQGGDELSALLEALKNKQAQLASVYGKYVPLAVKIAPDLDEAQIEDIAHVVKSVEMDGIIATNTTIDKSSLGSHPLAGEQGGLSGLPVHEKSNRVLKLLADHIDGKLPIIGVGGIMEGGDAADKIRLGATAVQVYSGLIYKGPALVKECLKALAR from the coding sequence ATGTATCCACTTGCCCGTCGCATCCTGTTTGCACTCGATGCCGAAAAAGCCCACCACTTCACGCTCGACGCGCTCTACACGGTTTATAAATTGGGTTTGATTCCTGTAACCGACAACCGTACCAAACCTGTAAAATTGATGGGTATGGATTTGCCCAACCCTGTCGGACTTGCCGCCGGACTCGACAAAAACGGCGAATACATCGACGCATTGGGCGCGCTCGGCTTTGGTTTCATCGAAATCGGCACGGTAACGCCCAAACCGCAGCCCGGCAACCCGCAGCCGCGCCTCTTTCGCGTTCCCGAACACCAAGGCATCATCAACCGCATGGGTTTCAACAACCACGGTATCGACACCATGATACGCAACATCGAAAAAAGTAAATTCAGTGGCGTATTGGGCATCAACATCGGTAAAAACGCGGTTACACCCATCGAAAACGCTGCCGATGATTATTTAATCTGCCTTGAAAAAGCCTACGCACACGCAAGCTACATTACCGTCAATATTTCCTCGCCCAACACCAAAAACCTCCGCGCGCTGCAAGGTGGCGACGAGTTGAGCGCATTGCTTGAGGCTTTGAAAAACAAACAGGCACAGCTTGCCTCTGTATACGGGAAATACGTTCCGCTCGCCGTCAAAATCGCCCCCGATTTGGATGAAGCACAAATCGAAGACATCGCCCACGTTGTCAAATCCGTCGAAATGGACGGCATCATCGCTACCAATACCACCATCGACAAATCAAGTCTCGGCAGCCATCCGCTCGCAGGCGAGCAGGGCGGTTTGAGCGGGCTGCCCGTTCATGAAAAAAGTAATCGGGTGTTGAAGCTGTTGGCAGACCACATCGACGGCAAGCTGCCGATTATCGGCGTAGGCGGCATTATGGAAGGCGGGGACGCGGCAGATAAAATCCGCTTGGGCGCGACCGCCGTCCAAGTGTACAGCGGATTGATATACAAAGGTCCGGCATTGGTCAAAGAATGTTTGAAGGCTTTGGCGCGATGA
- the pxpA gene encoding 5-oxoprolinase subunit PxpA, with protein sequence MKQVDLNADLAEGCGSDEALLQLITSANIACAQHAGSIADIRAALAYAQQNGVRIGAHPGYPDRENFGRTEMNLSEADLRACLNYQLGALQALCRDQGLEMAYVKPHGAMYNQAAKNRALADTVARIVADFDPKLKLMALSGSLLLEAGKAAGLGVISEVFADRRYMPDGTLVPRSRPDAQVDSDEEAIAQVLQMVRDGQVKAVDGSLVAVQADSICLHGDGPHAVVFAEKIRQELLAAGIKVSA encoded by the coding sequence ATGAAGCAGGTTGATTTAAACGCCGATCTCGCCGAAGGCTGCGGCAGCGACGAAGCCTTGTTGCAGCTGATTACTTCGGCCAACATCGCCTGCGCCCAACACGCCGGCAGCATTGCCGATATTCGGGCGGCATTGGCGTATGCCCAACAAAACGGCGTGCGCATCGGAGCACACCCCGGCTATCCCGATCGGGAAAACTTCGGCCGTACCGAAATGAATCTGTCCGAAGCCGATTTGCGGGCGTGTCTGAATTACCAGTTGGGCGCATTGCAGGCCTTGTGCCGTGATCAGGGTTTGGAAATGGCTTATGTCAAACCGCACGGCGCAATGTACAACCAAGCGGCGAAAAACCGTGCGCTGGCGGATACCGTTGCCCGAATTGTGGCGGATTTCGACCCGAAATTGAAATTGATGGCACTTTCCGGCAGCCTGCTCTTGGAAGCCGGAAAAGCCGCAGGCTTGGGTGTGATTTCCGAAGTATTCGCCGACCGCCGCTATATGCCCGACGGTACGCTGGTTCCCCGCAGCCGCCCCGATGCGCAGGTGGACAGCGACGAAGAAGCCATCGCCCAAGTATTGCAGATGGTGCGGGACGGGCAGGTCAAAGCAGTGGACGGCAGCCTGGTTGCCGTGCAAGCCGACAGCATCTGTCTGCACGGAGACGGGCCGCACGCCGTGGTGTTTGCCGAAAAAATCCGGCAGGAACTACTGGCGGCAGGCATCAAAGTTTCTGCTTGA
- a CDS encoding NRAMP family divalent metal transporter — MSNQKNRRNALIGAAFLMATSAIGPGFLTQTATFTQALAASFGFVILLSILLDIGAQLNIWRIVAVSEKQAQDIANQVLPGAGYFLAVLIVMGGLAFNIGNVGGAGLGLNLLTGLSPETGAVISGVIAIGVFLFKEAGKVMDKFAQVMGFVMIALTVYVAWQANPPLADAAVHTFMPEKLDAMAIVTLVGGTVGGYITFAGAHRLLDAGIKGKSALPEVSQSSVRAILIASIMRIVLFLAVLGVVSQGVQLNPDNPASTPFEYAAGYIGLLIFGVVIWAASITSVIGAAYTSVSFFSGLSPSIERNKNKWIIAFIAVSTAVFSTIGKPAQVLVFVGALNGLILPISLGLILIAAYKTKIVGDYKHPLWLTVSGVIVVGLMAVLSAITISKYIGGLFG; from the coding sequence ATGTCTAATCAAAAAAACCGCAGAAATGCCTTAATCGGCGCTGCATTCCTGATGGCGACTTCCGCCATCGGCCCGGGCTTTCTGACCCAAACCGCCACCTTCACCCAAGCACTGGCGGCAAGTTTCGGCTTTGTGATTCTGCTCTCGATTCTGCTCGACATCGGGGCGCAGCTCAATATTTGGCGGATTGTCGCCGTTTCCGAAAAACAGGCGCAGGATATTGCCAATCAGGTCTTGCCCGGCGCAGGCTATTTCTTGGCTGTGCTGATTGTGATGGGCGGTTTGGCGTTCAATATTGGCAACGTCGGCGGCGCAGGCTTGGGTCTGAACCTGCTAACCGGACTGTCGCCGGAAACCGGTGCCGTGATCAGCGGCGTGATTGCCATCGGTGTGTTTCTGTTTAAAGAAGCAGGCAAAGTGATGGACAAATTCGCCCAAGTGATGGGTTTCGTAATGATTGCGCTGACGGTTTATGTGGCATGGCAGGCGAATCCGCCGCTGGCAGATGCCGCCGTGCATACCTTTATGCCGGAAAAACTCGATGCAATGGCGATTGTTACACTGGTGGGCGGCACGGTCGGCGGCTACATCACCTTCGCCGGTGCGCACCGTCTGCTGGACGCAGGTATCAAAGGCAAATCGGCGTTGCCGGAAGTGAGCCAAAGCTCGGTGCGGGCGATCCTGATTGCCTCGATTATGCGGATTGTATTGTTTTTGGCGGTTTTGGGCGTGGTCAGCCAAGGCGTACAGCTCAATCCCGACAACCCTGCTTCCACACCGTTTGAATATGCGGCGGGATACATCGGCCTGCTGATTTTCGGCGTGGTGATTTGGGCGGCTTCGATTACTTCGGTGATTGGTGCGGCTTATACTTCGGTGTCGTTCTTCTCCGGTCTCAGCCCGTCTATCGAACGCAATAAAAACAAATGGATTATTGCCTTTATCGCCGTGTCCACCGCCGTATTTTCCACCATCGGCAAACCGGCGCAGGTGCTGGTGTTCGTAGGCGCATTAAACGGCCTGATTTTACCGATTTCCCTCGGTCTGATTCTGATTGCCGCCTACAAAACCAAAATTGTCGGCGACTACAAACACCCGCTGTGGCTCACCGTTTCCGGCGTGATTGTGGTCGGTTTGATGGCAGTACTCAGCGCCATCACCATCAGCAAATATATCGGCGGCTTGTTCGGCTGA
- a CDS encoding biotin-dependent carboxyltransferase family protein, which produces MIHVSAVQAPAHIQDTGRYGHRRYGIGHAGAMDTVALAAGNILLGNDEGTAAIEIALGGIMLVFERDTPFCLTGAVYQAELDGEPVYSYWRYTARKGQTLKLVRAVQGMYGYVCVAGGFDVPEVMGSRSTDLKAGFGGHQGRMLQKGDCLPIGKGAQELSKVGIAPIPFTDTVHLVPSSEYAAFSEKGRLNLERETWTLQSDSNRMGYRFDGQPLTLSQPLEMLSHAVQAGTVQVPPGGKPIILLADAQTTGGYPKIATVAAADLGRLAQVRFGSKVKFKIIGLKEATALRRKNQVYLNQIRRITHEAG; this is translated from the coding sequence ATGATTCACGTTTCGGCAGTGCAGGCACCGGCGCATATTCAGGATACCGGACGCTACGGACATCGGCGTTACGGCATCGGTCATGCCGGTGCGATGGACACGGTTGCTTTGGCGGCGGGCAATATTTTATTGGGCAACGACGAAGGCACGGCCGCAATCGAAATCGCTTTGGGCGGGATAATGCTGGTGTTTGAACGGGATACGCCGTTTTGTCTCACCGGTGCCGTGTATCAGGCGGAATTGGACGGCGAACCGGTCTATTCGTATTGGCGTTATACCGCCCGCAAAGGGCAGACCTTGAAACTGGTGCGTGCCGTGCAGGGCATGTACGGCTATGTGTGCGTGGCGGGCGGATTTGATGTGCCGGAAGTGATGGGTTCGAGAAGCACCGACCTGAAAGCCGGTTTCGGCGGCCATCAGGGCAGAATGCTGCAAAAAGGTGATTGTCTCCCCATCGGCAAAGGTGCGCAGGAATTGTCCAAAGTCGGCATTGCCCCGATACCGTTTACCGATACCGTCCACCTTGTTCCTTCGTCGGAATATGCCGCTTTCAGTGAAAAAGGGCGTCTGAATCTGGAACGGGAAACGTGGACGCTGCAAAGCGATAGCAACCGCATGGGCTACCGCTTCGACGGACAGCCGCTGACCCTGTCGCAACCTTTGGAAATGCTGTCCCACGCTGTTCAGGCAGGAACCGTGCAGGTGCCGCCCGGCGGCAAACCGATTATCCTGCTGGCCGATGCGCAAACCACCGGCGGTTATCCGAAAATCGCTACCGTTGCCGCCGCCGATTTGGGCAGGCTGGCACAGGTGCGCTTCGGCAGCAAAGTCAAATTCAAAATAATCGGCTTGAAAGAAGCCACCGCCCTGCGGCGCAAAAACCAAGTCTATCTGAACCAAATACGGAGAATCACCCATGAAGCAGGTTGA
- the acpP gene encoding acyl carrier protein — MSNIEQQVKKIVAEQLGVNEADVKNESSFQDDLGADSLDTVELVMALEEAFGCEIPDEDAEKITTVQLAIDYINAHNG; from the coding sequence ATGTCAAACATCGAACAACAAGTTAAAAAAATTGTTGCTGAACAACTGGGCGTAAACGAAGCCGACGTGAAAAACGAATCTTCTTTCCAAGACGACTTGGGCGCGGATTCTTTGGACACCGTGGAGCTGGTTATGGCTTTGGAAGAAGCATTCGGCTGCGAAATCCCCGACGAAGATGCCGAAAAAATCACCACCGTCCAACTGGCTATCGACTACATCAATGCCCACAACGGCTAA
- a CDS encoding IS30-like element IS1655 family transposase → MSYTQLTQGERYHIQYLSRHCTVTEIAKQLNRHKSTISREIRRHRTQGQQYSAEKAQRQSRTIKQRKRQPYKLDSQLIQHIDTLIRRKLSPEQVCAYLCKHHQITLHHSTIYRHLRQDKSNGSTLWQHLRICSKPYRKRYGSTWTRGKVPNRVGIENRPAIVDQKSRIGDWEADTIVGKGQKSALLTLVERVTRYTIICKLDSLKAEDTARAAVRTLKAHKDRVHTITMDNGKEFYQHTKITKALKAETYFCRPYHSWEKGLNENTNGLIRQYFPKQTDFRNISDREIRRVQDELNHRPRKTLGYETPSVLFLNLFQPLIH, encoded by the coding sequence ATGAGCTACACGCAACTGACCCAAGGCGAACGATACCACATCCAATACCTGTCCCGCCACTGCACCGTCACCGAAATCGCCAAACAGCTTAACCGCCACAAAAGCACCATCAGCCGCGAAATCAGACGGCACCGCACCCAAGGGCAGCAATACAGCGCCGAAAAAGCCCAGCGGCAAAGCCGGACTATCAAACAGCGTAAGCGACAACCCTATAAGCTCGATTCGCAGCTGATTCAGCACATCGACACCCTTATCCGCCGCAAACTCAGTCCCGAACAAGTATGCGCCTACCTGTGCAAACACCACCAGATCACGCTCCACCACAGCACCATTTACCGCCACCTTCGCCAAGACAAAAGCAACGGCAGCACGTTGTGGCAACATCTCAGAATATGCAGCAAACCCTACCGCAAACGCTACGGCAGCACATGGACCAGAGGCAAAGTACCCAACCGTGTCGGCATAGAAAACCGACCCGCTATCGTCGACCAGAAATCCCGTATCGGCGATTGGGAAGCCGACACCATTGTCGGCAAAGGACAGAAAAGCGCATTATTGACCTTGGTCGAACGCGTTACCCGCTACACCATCATCTGCAAATTGGATAGCCTCAAAGCCGAAGACACTGCCCGGGCAGCTGTTAGGACATTAAAGGCACATAAAGACAGGGTGCACACCATCACCATGGATAACGGCAAAGAGTTCTACCAACACACCAAAATAACCAAAGCATTGAAAGCGGAGACTTATTTTTGTCGCCCTTACCATTCTTGGGAGAAAGGGCTGAATGAGAACACCAACGGACTCATCCGGCAATACTTCCCCAAACAAACCGATTTCCGTAACATCAGTGATCGGGAGATACGCAGGGTTCAAGATGAGTTGAACCACCGACCAAGAAAAACACTTGGCTACGAAACGCCAAGTGTTTTATTCTTGAATCTGTTCCAACCACTAATACACTAG
- a CDS encoding SprT family zinc-dependent metalloprotease, which produces MKRFTYTLSDGLCIEIELKRSAKKNLILRPVNMQTVSINVPPFFQDHALANWLAANETILRNTLAKMPVHPVSHPNLPEWIWYRGIKTKLDTHSQSHIRITSSEILLPRKETAAQIDHLRRLLNERAREYLLPRLEKHAAETGLTPAATDLSNAKTFWGVCRPHTGIRLNWRLIGTPEYVADYVCIHELCHLRHPDHSPRFWHLVNTLTPHTDNAKSWLKAHGRELFVLG; this is translated from the coding sequence ATGAAACGCTTCACCTATACTCTTTCCGACGGCTTGTGCATCGAAATCGAACTCAAACGCAGTGCCAAGAAAAATCTGATTCTGCGCCCCGTCAATATGCAGACGGTCAGCATCAACGTCCCACCCTTTTTTCAAGACCACGCGTTAGCAAACTGGCTGGCGGCAAACGAAACGATTTTGCGGAACACGCTTGCTAAAATGCCCGTGCATCCTGTTTCCCACCCAAACTTACCCGAGTGGATTTGGTATCGGGGAATAAAGACCAAGCTGGATACCCACAGCCAAAGCCATATCCGTATCACGTCGTCTGAAATCCTGCTTCCCCGAAAAGAAACCGCCGCACAAATCGACCACCTGCGCCGCCTGTTGAACGAACGCGCCCGCGAATACCTGCTGCCCCGCCTTGAAAAACACGCAGCCGAAACAGGACTGACTCCCGCTGCCACAGACCTGAGCAACGCCAAAACCTTTTGGGGCGTATGCCGCCCGCACACCGGCATCCGCCTCAACTGGCGGCTGATCGGCACGCCCGAATACGTCGCCGACTATGTCTGCATCCACGAACTCTGCCACCTCCGCCACCCCGACCACAGTCCGCGCTTTTGGCATTTGGTGAACACGCTGACGCCGCATACCGACAATGCTAAAAGTTGGCTGAAGGCGCACGGGCGGGAATTGTTTGTGCTGGGGTAA
- the fabF gene encoding beta-ketoacyl-ACP synthase II: MSQRRVVITGLGQVSPVGNTVAEAWDTLLAGKSGIGAITRFDASDINSRVAGEVRGFDIGQYISAKEARRMDVFIHYGIAAALQAIADSGLDDVENLDKDRIGVNIGSGIGGLPSIEVTGKAVIEGGARKINPFFIPGSLINLISGHVTILKGYRGPSYGMVSACTTGAHAIGNSARLIKYGDADIMVAGGAEGAISTLGVGGFAAMKALSTRNDDPATASRPWDKGRDGFVIGEGAGILVLEELEHAKKRGAKIYAEIVGFGMSSDAYHITAPNEEGPALAVTRALKDAGINPEDVDYVNAHGTSTPLGDANETKALKRAFGEHAYKTVVSSTKSMTGHLLGAAGGVEAVYSILAIHDGKIPPTINIFEQDVEAGCDLDYCANEARDAEIDVAISNSFGFGGTNGTLVFKRFKG; this comes from the coding sequence ATGAGTCAGAGAAGAGTAGTCATTACAGGCTTAGGTCAGGTTTCCCCTGTCGGCAACACTGTCGCAGAGGCTTGGGACACCCTGCTCGCCGGCAAAAGCGGCATCGGCGCGATTACCCGCTTTGACGCATCCGACATCAACAGCCGTGTCGCCGGCGAAGTGCGCGGTTTCGACATCGGACAATACATCAGCGCGAAAGAAGCGCGCCGGATGGACGTATTCATCCACTACGGCATTGCCGCCGCATTGCAGGCAATCGCCGATTCGGGTTTGGACGATGTGGAAAACCTCGACAAAGACCGCATCGGCGTGAACATCGGTTCCGGCATCGGCGGACTGCCCAGCATCGAGGTCACCGGCAAAGCCGTAATCGAAGGCGGCGCGCGCAAAATCAACCCTTTCTTTATCCCCGGTTCGCTGATCAACCTGATTTCCGGACACGTTACCATCCTCAAAGGCTACCGCGGCCCGAGCTACGGGATGGTTTCCGCCTGTACCACCGGCGCGCACGCCATCGGCAATTCCGCCCGACTGATCAAATACGGCGACGCGGACATAATGGTTGCCGGCGGCGCGGAAGGCGCAATCAGCACTTTGGGCGTGGGCGGTTTTGCCGCGATGAAAGCCCTCTCCACCCGCAACGACGACCCCGCCACCGCTTCCCGTCCGTGGGACAAAGGCCGCGACGGCTTCGTTATCGGCGAAGGCGCGGGCATATTGGTGTTGGAAGAATTGGAACACGCCAAAAAACGCGGCGCGAAAATCTACGCCGAAATCGTCGGCTTCGGCATGAGTTCCGATGCTTACCATATCACCGCGCCGAACGAAGAAGGCCCCGCCCTTGCCGTTACCCGCGCGCTGAAAGATGCCGGCATCAATCCCGAAGACGTGGATTACGTCAACGCGCACGGCACGTCCACCCCCTTGGGCGATGCCAACGAAACCAAAGCCCTCAAACGCGCGTTCGGCGAACACGCCTACAAAACCGTCGTCAGCTCGACCAAATCCATGACCGGCCACCTGCTCGGCGCGGCGGGCGGCGTGGAGGCCGTGTACAGCATTTTGGCGATACACGACGGCAAAATCCCGCCGACCATCAACATTTTTGAACAAGACGTTGAAGCCGGCTGCGATTTGGACTACTGCGCCAACGAAGCGCGCGACGCGGAAATCGACGTTGCCATTTCCAACTCCTTCGGCTTCGGCGGCACCAACGGCACGCTGGTCTTCAAACGCTTCAAAGGCTGA